A portion of the Magnetococcales bacterium genome contains these proteins:
- the atpC gene encoding ATP synthase F1 subunit epsilon, with the protein MENLQLEVVTPEKLLLTTEARMVTIPGQEGLFGVLPGHTSFLSGVKAGHLIIGDVDKGERYAISKGFAQVYRNQVTVLVDRAISENDVNANAASHEYNQAKEALHGLSPEDPNLAACQDRLAFAEACLALTGPVKR; encoded by the coding sequence ATGGAGAACTTGCAACTGGAAGTGGTCACACCGGAAAAGCTCCTCCTCACCACCGAAGCCAGAATGGTCACCATCCCTGGCCAGGAAGGGTTGTTTGGTGTCCTGCCGGGACACACCTCTTTCCTCTCGGGTGTGAAAGCCGGACATTTGATCATCGGTGATGTCGATAAAGGCGAACGTTACGCCATCTCCAAAGGGTTTGCCCAGGTCTATCGCAATCAGGTCACCGTCCTGGTGGATCGGGCCATCTCCGAAAATGACGTGAATGCCAATGCCGCCAGCCACGAATACAATCAGGCCAAAGAAGCCCTGCACGGACTCTCCCCTGAAGATCCGAACCTTGCGGCATGTCAGGATCGCCTTGCATTTGCCGAGGCTTGCCTCGCCCTGACCGGCCCTGTCAAGCGTTGA
- the atpD gene encoding F0F1 ATP synthase subunit beta, whose amino-acid sequence MMSEKVGRVISVVGPVVDVRFDGELPAILNALHLKRPNGDRVVLEVAQHLGEGTVRTIAMHSSDGLVRGQEAIDTGAPIRIPVGNPTLGRILNVVGDPQDGLGPVDTTDYFPIHRPAPAFVDQSTEAEILETGIKVIDLLAPYSKGGKIGLFGGAGVGKTVLIMELINNVAQGHGGFSVFAGVGERTREGNDLYHEMIESKVIDPGNWKNSKAALIYGQMNEPPGARARVGLTGLTVAEYFRDVAGQDVLLFIDNIFRFTQAGSEVSALLGRIPSAVGYQPTLSTDMGALQERITTTKNGSITSVQAIYVPADDLTDPAPATAFSHLDATTVLSRQIAEIGIYPAVDPLDSTSRILDPRVVGEEHYRVAREVQRTLQTYKSLQDIIAILGMDELSEDDKLVVSRARKIQRFLSQPFHVAEAFTGQKGVLVPLKETIQGFKDVVEGKHDDLPEAAFYMVGTMDEVKEKARRLAQ is encoded by the coding sequence GTGATGAGCGAAAAGGTAGGACGGGTGATTTCAGTGGTCGGCCCTGTGGTCGACGTTCGGTTCGATGGGGAGCTGCCCGCCATTCTCAATGCCCTCCACCTGAAGCGTCCCAATGGTGACCGGGTCGTTCTGGAAGTGGCTCAGCACCTCGGCGAGGGAACTGTGCGCACCATTGCCATGCACAGTTCGGATGGTCTGGTCCGCGGTCAGGAGGCCATCGATACCGGTGCCCCGATCCGCATCCCGGTGGGCAATCCCACCCTGGGCCGCATCCTCAACGTCGTCGGCGACCCCCAGGATGGCCTCGGCCCGGTGGACACCACGGATTACTTCCCCATCCATCGCCCCGCCCCGGCCTTCGTGGATCAATCCACCGAAGCCGAAATTCTCGAAACCGGCATCAAGGTCATCGACCTCCTCGCCCCCTACTCCAAAGGCGGCAAGATCGGCCTCTTCGGTGGAGCCGGAGTCGGCAAGACCGTCCTCATCATGGAACTCATCAACAACGTGGCCCAGGGACATGGCGGCTTCTCGGTCTTCGCCGGCGTCGGCGAACGCACCCGCGAAGGCAACGACCTCTACCACGAAATGATCGAGTCCAAGGTCATCGACCCGGGCAACTGGAAAAATTCCAAGGCCGCCCTGATCTACGGTCAGATGAATGAACCCCCAGGTGCCCGCGCCCGCGTCGGCCTGACCGGCCTGACCGTCGCCGAATATTTCCGGGATGTGGCCGGCCAGGACGTGCTGCTCTTCATCGACAACATATTCCGCTTTACCCAGGCCGGCTCCGAAGTGTCGGCCCTGCTGGGTCGCATCCCCTCCGCTGTGGGCTACCAGCCCACCCTCTCCACGGACATGGGTGCCCTCCAGGAACGCATCACGACAACCAAAAATGGCTCCATCACCTCGGTGCAGGCCATTTACGTCCCCGCCGACGACCTGACCGACCCGGCCCCGGCCACCGCCTTCTCCCACCTGGATGCCACCACCGTACTCTCCAGACAGATCGCGGAAATCGGTATCTACCCCGCCGTGGACCCCCTGGACTCCACCTCCCGCATCCTGGACCCCCGCGTGGTGGGCGAGGAACATTATCGGGTGGCCCGCGAAGTGCAGAGAACCCTGCAAACCTATAAATCCCTCCAAGACATCATCGCCATCCTGGGCATGGATGAACTCTCGGAAGACGACAAGCTGGTCGTGAGCCGTGCCCGTAAAATTCAGCGCTTCCTCTCGCAACCCTTCCATGTCGCCGAAGCCTTCACCGGCCAGAAAGGGGTCCTCGTCCCCCTGAAAGAAACCATCCAGGGCTTCAAGGATGTCGTGGAAGGCAAGCATGATGACCTGCCCGAGGCCGCCTTCTACATGGTCGGTACCATGGATGAGGTCAAGGAAAAGGCCCGGCGTCTGGCCCAGTAA
- a CDS encoding F0F1 ATP synthase subunit gamma, translated as MANLKILRNRIRSVKSTKQITKAMKMVSAAKLRRSQERTMATRPYSERMQHILHSLAAAVGNQDGAPPLLAGRGPDGRKVELVVFTSDRGLCGSFNSTIIRAVRSRIIKLQQEGFQVSLSCVGRKGHDVLKRQFGSNIRKVHSGLSRRISFQVAEQEVAGDLLKAFENREFDVCYTVFNTFKSAMSQELTWRQIIPVPQPAATTAPKAAAKKEQQEQGSFLYEPSEEELLNVLLPRNIAVQIFQALVESDASEQGSRMTAMDNAVRNADDMIRKLTIKYNRTRQAAITTELMEIIGGAESLKG; from the coding sequence ATGGCCAACCTGAAGATCCTTCGCAATCGCATCCGATCTGTCAAAAGCACCAAGCAGATCACCAAAGCCATGAAAATGGTGTCGGCTGCCAAGTTGCGTCGTTCCCAGGAACGTACCATGGCCACCAGACCTTACAGCGAGCGCATGCAACATATCCTGCACTCCCTTGCCGCCGCCGTGGGAAATCAGGATGGTGCCCCCCCGCTCCTGGCCGGACGCGGTCCTGACGGACGCAAGGTGGAACTGGTGGTGTTTACCTCGGATCGGGGTCTGTGCGGCAGTTTCAACAGCACCATCATCCGGGCCGTGCGCAGCCGTATCATCAAGTTGCAACAGGAAGGGTTTCAGGTCTCCCTCTCCTGTGTCGGACGCAAGGGCCATGATGTCCTGAAACGCCAGTTTGGATCCAACATACGCAAGGTTCACTCCGGATTGAGTCGCCGCATCAGTTTCCAGGTTGCCGAGCAAGAGGTGGCCGGTGATCTGCTTAAGGCTTTTGAAAACAGAGAGTTCGATGTGTGCTACACGGTGTTCAACACCTTCAAATCCGCCATGTCGCAAGAACTGACCTGGCGGCAGATCATTCCGGTTCCGCAGCCCGCCGCAACAACAGCACCCAAAGCAGCAGCCAAAAAGGAACAACAAGAACAAGGCAGTTTTCTCTACGAACCTTCCGAAGAGGAACTCCTGAACGTTCTCCTGCCGCGTAACATTGCTGTACAAATATTCCAGGCCCTGGTTGAATCCGATGCCTCGGAGCAAGGCTCGCGCATGACCGCGATGGATAACGCCGTGCGCAATGCCGATGACATGATTCGCAAACTGACCATCAAATACAATCGTACCCGCCAGGCCGCCATCACCACCGAGTTGATGGAAATCATCGGCGGTGCCGAAAGCTTGAAAGGCTGA